CATAAACTACTTCTAAAATTAAACTTTAAATTGTATATGGCCgaatttacaatatatataagcattttctttattgtttattattCACTGCACTACTggcatataatatatgatatatttttcagtATGTACTTTTTTAACGCTCTAATAACAATTAATTACATCGAAATGTTTTAATCTATCATTTATACATGTTATCCTAATATTACATTACATTATAACTTCCTTCATATTACTCCATATAAAGAGTATTTAACTtgaataaacataataaattataatctCTATATCAgacttaattttatctttgaTTTCACATTTGGATTATGAAACCAGTAAGTATTCAAATTtctaacttaattttttcattttttttacttaaaatgttctatatatattaataattctttttatatagataATATGCCAAATTgatatcttattttatattaaattacaaTATTGTGTTCTatagttttattataatatattcttcttAGATGATATAATTTCTGAAAGTTtcttcttttactttttttaattttgtcgAATAACTGTATTATGTTCTGtctcattatatatatagatttatactttttttattatataagtaattTATATGGTTTATATCATTCTATAAACGAATAtgtttttctaaattttcttGTATTAtgaatttacatttttagaTATGTCCTTTTTAGTTTCCTTTAATCTATCCTTATCCCAATGgttcataattttatcaaatcattcaacaataatatttttatattaatgtattgtatgaatatattttttattattaccatgtaatatttttcaatatatactaattcttttaaatatctGATTTCACaataattttctaaaattatttagcTTTTAATGCATCATAATGTTCCATGTATAAGTTCAACcaattttaaatgtttatttttttattatacatttcaTGAAggatgataatatatatgatgtcCATCTGTGCGATAACTTTCACTCAAATGTTCTTGCATATATTCTTCATCTTCGTAATTCtgaattattttctttttcaataaATGTGATTTTAACCATGATTTAAATGTAGTAaactaattaaaaattaaaaatatatgatatattaaattttattataataataattaacattttatgaaataaattataactattaaaatatagtatttaatttttacatacgatttgtatttactttatacaaaatgaatgaaaagaaaaaaattcctAAAAGTGGGAAAATAACTGCCATGATAATATTAGAAAATGGAATAGAATCTTTTTGTTCTGAGATTGCAGATGACTCTTTTTCCATACTTATCACAATATGTCCTTCCGTATCAATGATAGTTTCTAAGCCTTTTACTTTACATGATAAAGGGtagttttcatttatatgaGCCCCTTTAATATAATCAAATACTTTacaatatttcttattttttatattatcactGTTACAactattttttgtattaatatatatttcataatttgCATTAATATAATTGCTCAAATTTTGATTGCATATAAAACTTTTATCATTAAGATATGTCTCAACTGTACTATAATTTGTAGCATAATCGTATacacttttcattttatcaaAATCCTCTTTCAAATgaggaaaattaaataaatcacatattttaacattttcaggcacattaaaattttcttttagcTTAAGAATAATTTCACTAATATCATTATTGACTTTTTTGTCCCTAAATggtaaattaaataaacgaTCATATAACCAGAACTTCACAATTGTACATGAATCATGATTGAATTGACCAGTAAATGACAATTTAGCAAAATTTTCGAAAATTCCTGTATAATTCTCACAAAATTCGAAAACACCATCGTAATTATTTAACTCATTGTCTAATTTTCCACATATATCATCGGATATATAGggcttattattatttagtttattataattaagtGTATAAGGAAGTGAAATGCCTAAACCATCCTGataattgataaaaaataaataatatgtatatatttataataaataaatcctTTACTTGaatataatctttttttttatttctacgccctatattatattaaagtaAAGAGATatgaaagaatatattttaatgaatatacaCTTTATCCGacattattaacatttatcgtatttgataaaatatatactatcgggacaataataatatttagggacattatgtttttatgtttaaacAATTATAACTCACGATATGTGTactcttattttattttaattcttataaataataaactttttcttgaaaaaacatattactcaattttaaaatatgtaaaaatcataaaaacataattatgAGTTTATATAACGACAatctttaataataattgaaaaaatataataatataatataattaataagcaatacatgtttataaaaaatggtgaaaaaaaatttttttttaattttatttatatatatatttttcaattcttgctacattttacttttttaatgtaagtagtcttttttataaacatatacaaaaTACATGATTCCAatagatatatgtatgtatattcattcatcatttaaat
The DNA window shown above is from Plasmodium malariae genome assembly, contig: PmUG01_00_11, whole genome shotgun sequence and carries:
- the PmUG01_00027000 gene encoding PIR protein: MSLNIIIVPIVYILSNTINDGLGISLPYTLNYNKLNNNKPYISDDICGKLDNELNNYDGVFEFCENYTGIFENFAKLSFTGQFNHDSCTIVKFWLYDRLFNLPFRDKKVNNDISEIILKLKENFNVPENVKICDLFNFPHLKEDFDKMKSVYDYATNYSTVETYLNDKSFICNQNLSNYINANYEIYINTKNSCNSDNIKNKKYCKVFDYIKGAHINENYPLSCKVKGLETIIDTEGHIVISMEKESSAISEQKDSIPFSNIIMAVIFPLLGIFFFSFILYKFTTFKSWLKSHLLKKKIIQNYEDEEYMQEHLSESYRTDGHHIYYHPS